A window of the Besnoitia besnoiti strain Bb-Ger1 chromosome VI, whole genome shotgun sequence genome harbors these coding sequences:
- a CDS encoding XPG N-terminal domain-containing protein (encoded by transcript BESB_064970) — protein MGVKGLWDLLAPAGRRVPAGNLKGKVAAVDAAIWLVQFLHAMKRPDGSPMPAAHLVGFFNRLCRLLFFQIRPIIVFDGPPPYLKRQTLLARKRQRQQQEKNLRSVVARLLLNQLKEKRRQEQEGSTPHEPSAAQAPLPEDAVTIPDSSKSPSVSLVPSTTPTPPQEASSSASGAPAVASTGSGGSSATALVSVPSSSSGRSVGTRGDDARGDEEGTLAGALFTSSDEGDPASGAARRRGHRPAHSARTCKAIRVRRASSHSEASSASSVDIEVEAESDDEVSVEAESRGRSLARTVPEELRGFLSSRRQLGELPMPSILSMPASAASTKAFESMGLPALVKRGRDGEARKVVRRAEDFKAYRLEDDSFVQLPLDAEIDQEVFDLLPPKVQFQILTQLRDAWLHDSRVKALQAKNNIFVFSNVQLESYMRSVQANQHLTKVKRRLAAAQLEDGEPSRLDDEPASAYYTSASSAPASGLTPSLALPSPSLPVLPGGGTGHVEGLKEEACSPVMSPASPARGQSGFHSQVLSRPLHLFSGDGGPGAAYGPSRQPMLTEMTSLSGVLLGGRQAAPLSGGRGFHSGDRAFSLDADLRKLSRQRAFMNDLTRTARPLEAPKEAALLAPSELLAAAAAACTSGVAESRGGSLQAKDEKGLWRKLKAEEDERRLQASDRLTREGGRWKPKEGDEDDDAIVVTASGERQHIALLDDAEIFGADFFSPTADSSVAAAASTHRKSDAKQAVPRRSQVAEVTSLLDQTEDMLTRREAREIIFVDADEEASSQAAAEESSERGPTAPASEEQKSEILTLSDDDGDEFADCVVDTCDGPTSPAPAVRPPSGPELREGSSVCSPLRSSVSTPLSQEASGTAAAPESRATALPPPSSPPSDEETRAQAKAGSLTETSASRELGDADLTSASPGDRMEPAYTAAARRTRMRRRFGFGRSRESVSAKGGESAVSVANPPSLVQAKRDVGEDLSAPRRSSLSPESLTSSLVSSTASARSDSTRVPIMLESPAVDREPRRASRRTSGRGRGDAAREASQLEATKAAPRRARALRVYLKQEENLSTNLGIYLGFPFYTGVDASTASTEEEHREQAARPAVTQEATASHATRVSPTAVSVESDTGSVDADCTNGLSAESTPARRAEETDHKGDTAPEASAADEVEKLLAELGSVSFPQAEGAALALLRDAAEAGASEDEQDSDAAEGSQKRRRRKGWKNEEEDGEFMQLWLAVFPQLKEHLLADERASSNTKRERQRKAKQVVSLSVEESLERSDFDGPSEAEGDKPSEAERKANVQNDICLDQGVLEPRDEAAGEAEAPPEQERRLAFCGETRRDTESAESQTVRQAGYTGAGRAAEDRAGSKTERAHALTGAAQSLQPRLPSGLSFSTMPSLAADSVPPSSPASASSAALLTMGGSSADEHLRERLEEEKLLLLQQAGMLQQQTGNVTEHMKDQIIALLRAFGVPFVSAPGEAEATAASLTEQGLADAVISDDSDALVFGAREIYRNFFENKKSVEMYEASFVVQKLGLDRQQLILLAMLLGCDYTLGVKGIGIVNAVEVLRAFPSLDALLAFRAWAEAPWTLGIGPTDSAEVRKYKEEHKNYRLQWLFPHDFPSHEVFDAFYTPLVAKSKEPFSWAVPDVDAIVAIMTHAGGLRREEVLDCLLPSLKRYTEAHAFQQQTRLTAFLPFVDKNKGRAPSERQQREEDDARAHNALRAAAEAVEAAETADAKHKKGRRGKGKKARGDGEADAGEASETECERENRLESAAVWQTREERRARREERGDASRNELKDEDAVGIICSERMLRALAVLERRHKKGRQTGDASNQTDKDDAEEEERGKMGSSRRRKRGQRGKRASHAAERDVEKPSDDGGQSPVSTSRAAKRPQAGAERANPKAEPRKDWRRRSGPTQKHPDFAGDAVLAAGELTRVEHEYVPVKEAKRLHVEGDFAHADAAVTHGRKKARLGSPGLAGIQDVQEEEAALLAAMRQELDEEEDLEAMAAAAEAELENAP, from the exons ATGGGAGTCAAGGGGCTGTGGGACCTTCTTGCGCCGGCAGGCCGCCGGGTTCCTGCCGGAAACTTGAAAGGAAAAGTGGCGGCCGTCGATGCAGCCATATGGCTCGTTCAG TTCCTGCACGCGATGAAACGCCCCGATGGGTCGCCGATGCCCGCTGCTCACTTGGTCGGCTTCTTCAATCGCCTATGCAG ATTGCTTTTCTTCCAGATTCGCCCCATCATCGTCTTTGACGGCCCGCCTCCGTATCTAAAACGCCAGACTTTGCTAGCAAG GAAGcgacagaggcagcagcaggaaaaGAATCTCCGCTCGGTTGTGGCGCGGCTCCTTCTGAATCAATTGAAGGAAAAGCGACGCCAGGAGCAGGAAGGGTCGACGCCCCATGAGCCATCCGCCGCTCAGGCCCCCCTTCCGGAGGACGCCGTGACCATACCAGACTCTTCTAAGTCGCCGTCCGTATCCCTGGTGCCGTCGACGACGCCTACGCCTCCACAAGAGGCTTCGTCGTCCGCTTCCGGTGCTCCTGCAGTGGCTTCAACCGGTTCCGGCGGTTCCTCCGCTACTGCCCTCGTGTCCGTTCCTTCTTCGTCATCTGGGCGTTCTGTTGGAAcgaggggcgacgacgcgcgcggagacgaagaggggaCTTTGGCGGGGGCGTTGTTCACGAGCAGTGATGAAGGCGATCCAGCTAGCGGAGCGGCCAGGAGGCGGGGGCATAGGCCCGCGCACTCGGCGCGAACGTGCAAGGCGATTCGCGTGCGCAGAGCGTCTTCTCACTCggaggcctccagcgcgtccTCTGTGGACATTGAGgtggaggcagagagcgacgacgaggtgTCGGTTGAGGCGGAAAGTCGAGGCAGGTCTCTTGCACGGACGGTGCCAGAGGAACTGCG CGGCTTTCTAAGCTCTCGGCGGCAACTGGGGGAGCTGCCGATGCCTTCCATTCTCTCCATGCCGGCaagcgcggcgtcgacgaAGGCCTTCGAGTCTATGGGGCTCCCCGCGCTCGTCAAGCGGGGACGGGatggagaggcgcggaaggtagtgcggcgcgccgaagacTTCAAGG CTTATCGCCTCGAAGACGATTCCTTCGTCCAGCTGCCGCTCGACGCAGAGATCGACCAGGAGGTTTTTGACCTTCTTCCACCGAAAGTGCAGTTTCAG ATCCTGACGCAACTGCGCGATGCGTGGCTGCACGATAGTCGCGTGAAGGCTCTCCAGGCGAAAAACAACATTTTTGTTTTCTCGAATGTCCAGCTGGAGTCCTACATGCGCAGCGTGCAGGCGAATCAACACTTGACAAAAGTCAAGAGGCGCTtagcagctgcgcagctcgaggaCGGGGAGCCATCACGTCTTGACGACGAACCCGCCTCCGCATATTACACATCTGCATCTTCGGCGCCCGCATCAGGATTGACCCCCAGCCTGGCGCTTCCGTCGCCGTCACTGCCCGTCTTACCGGGCGGCGGGACAGGTCACGTGGAAGGTCTCAAAGAGGAGGCCTGTAGCCCTGTCAtgtcgcccgcctctcccgcgaggGGGCAGTCTGGATTCCACTCACAggttctctctcgcccgctCCATCTTTTCTCCGGAGACGGAGGGCCCGGGGCGGCCTACGGCCCCAGCAGGCAGCCGATGCTGACTGAGATGACCTCTCTGTCGGGAGTGCTGTTGGGCGGTaggcaggccgcgcctctgtctggcggccgcgggttCCACTCAGGCGACCGTGCGTTTTCCCTCGACGCAGATCTGCGGAAGCTGTCGCGGCAAAGGGCGTTCATGAACGACCTCACCCGGACTGCGCGGCCCctcgaggcgccgaaggaggccgcgctgctcgcgccctcGGAGCTGcttgccgcagcggcagccgcgtgcACCAGTGGCGTGGCTGAATCGAGGGGCGGCTCGCTGCAAGCCAAGGACGAAAAGGGTCTGTGGCGAAAGctgaaggcggaggaagacgagaggcgaCTTCAAGCGAGCGACAGGCTCACGCGTGAAGGGGGGCGGTGGAAGCcgaaagaaggagacgaagacgacgacgcgatCGTCGTCACCGCATCTGGAGAGA GGCAGCACATCGCGCTGTTGGACGACGCGGAGATTTTCGGCGCCGACTTCTTCAGCCCCACTGCCGACTCCtcggtcgccgctgccgcttcaACGCACCGTAAAAGCGACGCAAAGCAGGCAGTTCCTCGTCGCAGCCAGGTGGCGGAGGTCACTTCTTTGTTGGATCAAACTGAAGATATGCTAACGCGCCGAGAAGCGAGGGAAATCATCTTCGTGGACGCGGATGAGGAGGCGTCATcacaggcggcagcggaggagagcaGCGAGCGGGGACccacggcgcccgcgagtgAAGAGCAGAAGAGTGAGATTCTGACGCTCTCGGATGACGACGGAGATGAGTTCGCCGACTGCGTGGTCGACACGTGCGACGGGCCGACAAGTCCGGCGCCGGCTGTGAGGCCTCCGTCGGGACCTGAGCTGCGAGAGGGCTCCTCTGTCTGTTCCCCGCTGCGGAGTAGTGTCTCGACCCCGCTGTCGCAGGAGGCGTCCGGGACGGCTGCCGCCCCAGAGTCGCGCGCAActgccctgccgccgccctcaaGTCCTCCTTCGGACGAAGAGACCAGAGCTCAGGCGAAGGCAGGGAGTCTGACAGAAACGTCAGCGTCTCGAGAACTCGGGGACGCCGATCTGACGAGTGCTTCCCCGGGCGACAGAATGGAGCCGGCCTACACGGCTGCTGCGAGGAGGACACGGATGCGAAGGCGGTTTGGCTTCGGCCGCAGCCGAGAGTCGGTCAGCGCGAAGGGTGGGGAGTCTGCGGTGTCGGTGGCTAACCCTCCGTCGCTGGTCCAGGCGAAGCGGGACGTGGGCGAAGACCTTTCTGCTCCCCGGCGTTCATCGCTGTCGCCCGAGTCCCTGACCTCTTCGCTGGTGTCCTCCACAGCTTCTGCCCGTTCTGATTCTACGCGTGTGCCGATCATGCTCGAGTCACCAGCGGTCGACCGAGaaccgaggcgcgcgtcgcgccggaCCTCTGGCCGTGGGCGAGGTGACGCCGCGCGGGAAGCGAGCCAGTTAGAGGCCACCAAAGCTGCGCCGAGAAGGGCGCGGGCGTTGCGGGTGTATCTGAAGCAGGAGGAAAATTTATCCACCAACCTCGGTATTTATTTAGGATTCCCTTTTTACACCGGAGTTGATGCGTCAACTGCGTCCACGGAGGAGGAGCACAGAGAacaggctgcgcggccggcggTGACGCAGGAGGCCACGGCGTCGCACGCAACTCGCGTGTCGCCCACCGCAGTCTCCGTGGAGAGCGATACGGGGAGTGTTGACGCAGACTGCACTAACGGCTTGAGTGCGGAATCAACGCCTGCGAGAagagcggaggagacggaCCACAAAGGAGACACAGCGCccgaggcctctgcggcggacgaggTTGAGAAGCTACTGGCTGAGCTGGGCTCTGTGTCGTTCCCccaggcggagggcgccgccctgGCGTTGCTGagggacgccgcggaggcgggcgcctcggagGACGAGCAGGACTCGGATGCGGCGGAAGGCAGCcagaagcgaaggaggcgcaagGGCTGgaagaacgaagaagaggacggcgagtTCATGCAGCTGTGGCTCGCGGTCTTTCCTCAGCTCAAGGAGCACCTGCTTGCAGACGAACGCGCCAGCTCCAACACGAAGAgggagcggcagcggaagGCAAAACAAGTCGTCTCTCTGTCCGTCGAGGAGTCACTCGAGCGGTCGGACTTCGATGGGCCTTCTGAGGCTGAGGGAGACAAgccgagcgaggcagagagaaaggcgaatGTACAGAATGACATTTGTCTTGACCAGGGCGTATTGGAGCCCCGGGACGAAGCtgcgggggaggcggaggcgcccccCGAGCAGGAACGGAGGTTGGCTTtctgcggcgagacgcggcgagaTACGGAGTCGGCGGAGAGTCAAACCGTACGGCAGGCGGGGTACACAGGAGCAGGGCGAGCAGCCGAGGACAGAGCCGGAAGTAAAACAGAACGGGCTCACGCCCTCACGGGAGCTGCGCAAAGCCTCCAGCCCCGGCTGCCGTCAGGGCTGAGCTTCTCCACAATGCCCTCGCTGGCCGCGGACTCTGTGCCTCCGTCCTCaccggcctcggcgtcgtcggctgCGTTGCTGACGAtgggcggcagcagcgccgatgagcacctgcgagagagactggaggaggaaaagctccttcttcttcagcaaGCAGGCATGCTTCAGCAACAAACCGGGAACGTGACAGAACACATGAAAGACCAG ATCATCGCTCTTCTGCGGGCATTTGGCGTGCCCTTTGTCTCTGCGCccggcgaggcagaagccACTGCAGCGTCCCTGACCGAACAGGGCTTAGCCGACGCCG TGATATccgacgacagcgacgcgcttgtcttcggcgctcgcgagATCTACCGGAACTTCTTTGAGAATAAAAAGAGCGTGGAGATGTACGAGGCTAGCTTCGTGGTCCAGAAACTGGGTCTGGATCGACAGCAGCTCATTCTCCTGGCGATGCTCCTAG GGTGCGATTACACTCTGGGCGTCAAGGGCATAGGCATCGTGAACGCAGTCGAGgttctccgcgccttcccgTCTCTCGATGCGCTGCTCGCGTTTCGCGcgtgggcggaggcgccgtgGACCCTGGGCATAGGGCCGACGGACTCTGCAGAGGTGAGGAAGTACAAAGAGGAGCACAAAAATTACAGGCTGCAGTGGCTTTTCCCGCACGACTTCCCCTCGCATGAAGTGTTTGACGCCTTCTACACGCCGCTGGTGGCCAAGTCGAAGGAACCGTTTTCCTGGGCCGTGCCGGACGTCGACGCGATCGTCGCCATCATGACGCATGCCGGCGGGCTCAGGCGCGAGGAAGTGCTTGACTGCCTTTTGCCCTCGCTGAAGCGATACACAGAAGCGCATGCATttcagcagcagacgcgcctcaCTGCTTTTCTCCCTTTCGTGGACAAGAACAAGGGGCGAGCGCCATCCGAGCGCCAACAacgagaggaggacgacgcgcgtgCTCACAATGCActtcgagctgctgcagaggccgtggaggccgcagaaACCGCTGACGCGAAGCACAAGAAGGGCAGGAGAGGGAAGGgcaagaaggcgcgaggcgatgGAGAAgctgacgcaggcgaggcaagCGAGACGGAATGCGAGCGAGAGAATCGCCTCGAAAGTGCTGCGGTGTGGCaaacgagagaagagagacgcgcgaggcgagaagaacgcggcgacgccagccGAAATGAGCtgaaggacgaagacgccgtAGGCATCATTTGCAGCGAAAGGATGCTCAGAGCACTCGCTGTCCTAGAGCGGCGCCATAAAAAGGGGCGGCAGACTGGCGACGCTAGCAATCAGACAGACAAGGACGatgccgaggaggaggaacgaGGCAAGATGGGTAGTAGTcggcggagaaaacgcgggCAGCGGGGTAAGAGAGCCAGTCACGCGGCCGAGAGAGATGTGGAAAAGCCATCTGATGATGGGGGTCAGTCTCCCGTGTCTACCAGCAGAGCAGCAAAGCGGCCGCAAGCGGGGGCTGAGCGAGCCAATCCGAAGGCAGAGCCCCGCAAGGactggcggcgaagaagcggtcCGACCCAGAAGCATCCCGACTTCGCCGGCGATGCGGTGCTTGCTGCTGGAGAGCTAACACGCGTCGAACACGAATATGTCCCCGTCAAGGAGGCAAAAAGACTTCACGTTGAAGGTGATTTCGCTCACGCGGACGCTGCTGTCACACATGGGAGGAAGAAAGCAAGACTCGGATCACCGGGCCTAGCTGGGATACAGGATGTccaagaggaggaggctgcgtTACTTGCCGCCATGCGCCAGGAGctggacgaagaagaggacctGGAGGCTatggctgctgcggcggaagcTGAGTTGGAGAACGCGCCATGA